One window of Chryseobacterium indologenes genomic DNA carries:
- the nuoH gene encoding NADH-quinone oxidoreductase subunit NuoH — protein MDLLTFKLILVLALFLLSLTIAAYSTWAERKVASIMQDRIGPNRAGPFGLLQPLADGGKFFFKEDFTPANAEKFLFVLGPALVMFISLITGAVIPWGKSLNIAGTSFDLQVANIDVGVLFIIGMASIGVYGIMIGGWASNNKYSLLGAIRASSQMISYELAMGLALLSIIMMTGSLDLKEITESQTTGKLWGVIPWVSGLNWNIFYQPIAFLVFFVAALAETNRHPFDLPECESELVTGYSTEYSSMKLGLYMFGEYVNMFISNAFMVVLFFGGYNYPGIEWVTQNWGENTAGILSIVAFLTKTVIGILIFMWIRWTLPRFRYDQLMHLGWKTLIPMALVNLLITGAVILAFAN, from the coding sequence ATGGATTTACTTACATTTAAACTTATACTTGTACTAGCACTTTTCCTGCTGTCGCTTACGATTGCAGCCTACTCTACCTGGGCAGAAAGAAAAGTAGCCTCTATCATGCAGGATAGAATTGGTCCCAACAGAGCCGGACCTTTCGGATTGCTGCAGCCTCTTGCTGATGGTGGAAAGTTTTTCTTCAAAGAAGACTTTACGCCGGCCAATGCAGAAAAATTCCTTTTCGTATTAGGACCTGCTTTGGTAATGTTTATTTCATTAATTACAGGAGCTGTTATTCCTTGGGGTAAAAGTTTAAATATTGCAGGTACTTCTTTTGATCTTCAGGTTGCTAACATTGATGTTGGTGTACTTTTCATCATCGGAATGGCTTCAATCGGGGTTTACGGAATTATGATCGGAGGTTGGGCTTCGAACAACAAATATTCATTACTAGGTGCTATCCGTGCTTCTTCTCAGATGATTTCTTACGAATTGGCAATGGGATTAGCGCTTCTTTCTATCATTATGATGACAGGAAGTTTAGATTTAAAAGAAATTACAGAAAGCCAGACTACTGGGAAATTATGGGGAGTCATTCCTTGGGTTTCCGGACTGAACTGGAATATTTTCTACCAGCCGATCGCTTTCCTTGTTTTCTTTGTAGCAGCTTTAGCTGAAACCAACAGACACCCGTTCGATTTACCTGAGTGTGAATCTGAATTGGTAACAGGATACTCTACAGAATACTCTTCCATGAAATTAGGTTTATATATGTTCGGGGAATACGTGAACATGTTTATTTCCAATGCATTCATGGTCGTTCTTTTCTTCGGAGGATACAACTATCCTGGTATTGAATGGGTAACTCAGAACTGGGGTGAGAACACTGCAGGAATCCTGAGTATCGTAGCATTCTTAACGAAGACTGTCATCGGAATTCTGATCTTCATGTGGATCAGATGGACGCTTCCAAGATTCAGATATGACCAGTTAATGCACTTAGGATGGAAAACATTAATCCCAATGGCATTGGTAAACCTATTAATTACAGGAGCTGTAATTTTAGCATTTGCAAACTAA
- a CDS encoding 2Fe-2S iron-sulfur cluster-binding protein, translated as MSEEVKKFKITIDGQTTEVMPGTSILEAARQIGGKSVPPAMCYYSKLETSGGRCRTCLVEVSKGSEADPRPMPKLVASCRTNVMDGMEVKNLTSEKAQEGRKAVTEFLLVNHPLDCPICDQAGECHLQDLGYEHGVESTRTEFERNTYEADDLGPNIKLNMNRCILCARCVLTANQLTETREHGILFRGDHAEISTYLNKALDNDFIGNIIDVCPVGALTDRTARFASRVWFTKPMNASCKCDKCSGKAVVWMKGDEIVRVTARKDQWGEVEEFICDTCRFERKALSDWNIEGPRHIDRHSVISLNHYEKPKDELRVLDNPMAKEISEKDEKLS; from the coding sequence ATGAGCGAAGAAGTTAAAAAATTCAAAATAACTATAGACGGACAGACTACTGAAGTGATGCCTGGTACTTCCATTCTGGAAGCAGCAAGACAAATCGGTGGAAAATCTGTACCTCCCGCTATGTGCTACTACAGCAAATTAGAGACCAGTGGAGGGAGATGTAGAACATGTCTTGTGGAAGTTTCTAAAGGGTCTGAAGCAGATCCTCGTCCTATGCCGAAATTAGTGGCAAGCTGCAGAACTAACGTAATGGATGGGATGGAAGTAAAAAACCTTACTTCTGAGAAAGCCCAGGAAGGAAGAAAAGCGGTTACCGAGTTCTTATTGGTGAATCACCCGCTGGACTGCCCTATCTGTGACCAGGCAGGAGAATGTCATCTTCAGGACTTAGGATATGAGCATGGTGTAGAGAGTACAAGAACAGAATTTGAAAGAAATACTTACGAAGCTGATGATCTTGGACCAAACATCAAATTGAACATGAACCGTTGTATTCTTTGCGCAAGATGTGTACTGACAGCCAACCAGCTTACAGAAACAAGAGAACACGGTATTCTTTTCAGAGGAGATCACGCTGAAATTTCAACTTATTTAAATAAAGCTTTAGACAATGACTTCATCGGAAATATTATCGACGTTTGTCCGGTAGGAGCATTAACAGACAGAACAGCCCGTTTTGCAAGCAGAGTATGGTTTACAAAACCAATGAACGCTTCTTGTAAATGTGATAAGTGTTCCGGAAAAGCTGTAGTATGGATGAAAGGTGACGAAATCGTAAGAGTAACTGCCAGAAAAGATCAGTGGGGTGAAGTGGAAGAATTCATCTGCGATACATGCCGTTTTGAAAGAAAAGCATTATCAGACTGGAACATCGAAGGTCCTAGACATATCGACAGACACTCTGTAATTTCATTGAACCACTACGAAAAACCTAAGGATGAGCTAAGAGTTTTAGACAATCCTATGGCGAAAGAAATCAGTGAAAAAGACGAAAAATTATCATAA
- the nuoF gene encoding NADH-quinone oxidoreductase subunit NuoF — MSKKLLLKDAHIEGIRYFETYRKQGGYTAAEKALKMTPDEILEEVKASGLRGRGGAGFPTGMKWSFLAKPEGVPRHLVVNADESEPGTFKDRYLMEFLPHVLIEGMLISSYCLGSNVSYIYIRGEYSWIPDILEEAIEEAKAAGFLGKNILGTGFDCEIYVQRGGGAYICGEETALLESLEGKRGNPRLKPPFPAVKGLWERPTVVNNVESIAAIVPIIDITGAEYAKIGVGRSTGTKLISACGNINKPGVYEIDMTITVEEFIYSDEYCGGIKDGKRLKACIPGGSSVPIVPANLLLRTVNGEPRYMNYESLADGGFATGTMMGSGGFIVLDEDQCIVEHTMTLARFYNHESCGQCTPCREGTGWMYKILKKIEKGEGKMEDIDLLWDIQRKIEGNTICPLGDAAAWPVAAAIRHFRDEFEWHVKNPELSQTQNYGLAHYADPIPAVEKNA; from the coding sequence ATGAGTAAAAAACTTTTACTTAAAGACGCACATATAGAAGGTATTCGCTACTTTGAAACGTACCGTAAACAGGGAGGTTATACAGCAGCCGAAAAAGCCTTGAAGATGACTCCTGACGAAATTCTTGAAGAAGTAAAAGCTTCAGGACTAAGAGGACGTGGTGGAGCTGGATTCCCAACAGGGATGAAATGGAGCTTTCTGGCAAAGCCTGAAGGCGTTCCGAGACACCTTGTTGTCAATGCAGATGAATCTGAGCCCGGAACTTTCAAGGACAGATATTTAATGGAGTTCCTTCCTCATGTATTGATCGAGGGAATGCTGATCTCATCTTACTGTTTAGGTTCTAATGTTTCTTATATCTACATCCGTGGAGAATATTCATGGATTCCGGATATCCTTGAAGAAGCTATTGAAGAAGCCAAAGCAGCAGGATTTTTAGGTAAAAATATCCTGGGAACAGGTTTCGATTGTGAAATTTATGTTCAGAGAGGTGGTGGAGCATATATCTGTGGTGAAGAAACCGCATTGCTTGAATCTCTTGAAGGAAAAAGAGGTAACCCAAGATTAAAACCACCATTCCCGGCTGTAAAAGGACTTTGGGAAAGACCAACGGTAGTAAATAACGTTGAATCTATTGCGGCAATTGTTCCAATTATTGATATTACAGGTGCTGAATATGCTAAAATCGGAGTGGGAAGATCTACAGGTACGAAATTGATTTCTGCTTGTGGAAACATCAACAAACCTGGTGTATACGAAATTGATATGACTATTACCGTGGAAGAATTCATCTATTCTGATGAATATTGCGGTGGTATCAAAGATGGTAAAAGATTAAAGGCTTGTATTCCTGGAGGAAGTTCTGTTCCTATTGTTCCAGCTAATCTATTGCTGAGAACAGTGAACGGAGAGCCAAGATATATGAACTATGAGTCATTGGCAGACGGTGGTTTCGCTACCGGAACAATGATGGGTTCAGGAGGTTTCATCGTTTTGGATGAAGACCAGTGTATTGTAGAACACACTATGACTTTAGCGAGATTCTACAATCACGAAAGCTGTGGACAATGTACGCCTTGCCGCGAAGGAACAGGATGGATGTACAAGATTTTGAAGAAAATCGAGAAAGGAGAAGGAAAAATGGAAGATATCGATCTACTTTGGGATATCCAGAGAAAAATCGAAGGAAACACGATTTGTCCGTTGGGTGATGCAGCAGCCTGGCCGGTTGCAGCAGCAATCCGTCACTTCAGAGATGAATTTGAGTGGCACGTGAAAAACCCTGAGTTATCTCAGACACAAAACTATGGATTGGCACATTATGCAGATCCTATTCCGGCTGTTGAAAAGAACGCATAG
- a CDS encoding NADH-quinone oxidoreductase subunit C: MTNEFVLEAITREFPESVISSSEPYGMLTIEVKKEDIKKIIHYLKDSSLEFNFLTDICGIHYPEFPEKEIGVVYHLHNMMANFRLRLKIFMSRENIEVDSLTELYAGANWMERETFDFYGIKFKGHPDLRPILNMEDLGYHPMLKEYRLEDGTRTDKDDNMFGR, encoded by the coding sequence GCAATCACAAGAGAATTTCCGGAATCTGTTATTTCAAGCTCAGAGCCTTATGGAATGCTGACCATTGAGGTGAAGAAAGAAGATATCAAGAAGATTATTCACTACCTTAAAGATTCATCTTTGGAATTTAATTTCCTTACGGATATCTGTGGTATTCATTACCCTGAATTCCCTGAAAAGGAAATAGGTGTTGTCTACCATTTGCATAATATGATGGCCAATTTCAGATTACGTCTGAAAATATTCATGTCCAGAGAAAATATTGAAGTAGATTCTCTTACTGAGCTCTATGCCGGAGCTAACTGGATGGAAAGAGAGACGTTTGATTTCTATGGGATTAAATTTAAAGGACACCCGGATCTAAGACCTATTTTGAATATGGAAGATCTGGGATACCACCCAATGTTGAAAGAATATCGACTTGAAGACGGTACCAGAACCGATAAGGACGATAATATGTTCGGAAGATAA
- the nuoD gene encoding NADH dehydrogenase (quinone) subunit D, whose amino-acid sequence MKDNSLSNILNQYESKEQIDGQLYTLNLGPTHPATHGIFQNILTMDGERILHAEQTVGYIHRAFEKISERRNYSQITTLTDRMNYCSAPINNLGWHMTVEKLIGVKVPKRVDYMRVILMELARIGDHLICNGVTGMDSGAITGLTYMFIERERIYDMYEQICGARMTTNMGRIGGFERDFTPKFHELLQDFLKTFPPRFKEFCTLLERNRIFMDRTIGTGAISAERALSYGFTGPNLRAAGVDYDVRVAQPYSSYEDFDFIIPVGTSGDTYDRFMVRQQEIWESIKIIKQAYENLPEGPFHADVPDFYLPEKADVYQKMEALIYHFKIVMGETDVPKGEVYHAVEGGNGELGFYLVSDGGRSPYRLHFRRPCFIYYQAYPEMITGSVISDAIVTMCSMNIIAGELDA is encoded by the coding sequence ATGAAAGATAACTCATTATCTAATATACTAAACCAGTACGAAAGTAAGGAACAGATTGACGGGCAATTATACACCCTCAATTTAGGGCCTACCCACCCTGCTACTCACGGGATTTTCCAGAATATCTTAACGATGGACGGAGAGAGAATTCTTCACGCTGAGCAAACGGTAGGATATATCCACAGAGCATTTGAGAAAATTTCTGAAAGAAGAAACTACTCTCAGATCACTACCCTTACGGACCGTATGAATTACTGTTCTGCACCAATCAACAACTTAGGTTGGCACATGACAGTAGAGAAACTGATTGGCGTTAAAGTTCCAAAACGTGTAGACTATATGCGTGTTATCTTAATGGAGCTGGCAAGAATCGGTGACCACCTGATCTGTAACGGGGTAACCGGAATGGACTCAGGAGCTATTACAGGTCTTACCTATATGTTCATCGAAAGAGAACGTATTTATGATATGTATGAGCAGATCTGCGGAGCCAGAATGACAACCAATATGGGAAGAATCGGAGGTTTTGAGAGAGATTTCACTCCAAAATTCCATGAGTTATTACAGGACTTCTTAAAAACGTTCCCACCAAGATTCAAAGAATTCTGTACCCTATTGGAAAGAAACAGAATTTTTATGGACAGAACCATCGGTACAGGAGCCATTTCTGCCGAAAGAGCATTAAGCTACGGTTTCACAGGTCCCAACTTACGTGCAGCAGGAGTAGATTATGATGTAAGAGTTGCACAGCCTTATTCTTCCTATGAAGATTTCGACTTCATTATTCCTGTAGGAACTTCAGGAGATACTTACGACCGTTTCATGGTTCGTCAACAGGAAATCTGGGAATCAATCAAAATTATCAAACAAGCATACGAAAATCTTCCGGAAGGGCCATTCCATGCGGATGTTCCTGACTTCTATCTTCCTGAAAAGGCAGATGTATATCAGAAAATGGAAGCATTGATCTACCATTTCAAAATTGTAATGGGAGAAACTGATGTACCTAAAGGAGAAGTTTACCACGCTGTAGAAGGTGGAAACGGAGAATTAGGATTCTATCTTGTGAGTGACGGAGGAAGAAGCCCTTACAGACTTCACTTCAGAAGACCATGTTTCATCTACTATCAGGCATATCCTGAAATGATTACAGGTTCTGTAATTTCAGATGCCATTGTAACGATGTGTAGTATGAATATTATTGCGGGAGAATTAGACGCATAA
- the nuoE gene encoding complex I 24 kDa subunit family protein, protein MSETIAFKPESLAQVHKIIARYPEGRQKSALLPVLHLAQKEFGGWLDVPVMDYVAELLSIQPIEVYEVATFYTMFNMKPVGKYVLEVCRTGPCMVCGSEKILDHIRTKLNIKDGETTEDGMFTLKPAECLGACGYAPMMQLGKFFHENLTIEKVDEILELCRQGQLALD, encoded by the coding sequence ATGAGCGAAACAATAGCTTTTAAACCGGAAAGTTTAGCACAGGTACATAAAATTATCGCAAGATATCCTGAAGGAAGACAGAAATCTGCTCTTCTTCCTGTACTTCACTTAGCACAGAAAGAATTCGGAGGATGGTTAGATGTTCCTGTAATGGATTATGTGGCCGAACTATTAAGTATCCAACCGATTGAAGTATATGAGGTAGCTACTTTCTATACCATGTTTAATATGAAGCCGGTAGGTAAATATGTTTTGGAAGTTTGCAGAACAGGACCTTGCATGGTTTGCGGAAGCGAAAAAATCCTTGACCATATCAGAACCAAACTGAATATTAAGGATGGAGAAACTACTGAAGACGGTATGTTCACATTAAAACCAGCTGAATGTCTTGGAGCATGTGGATATGCACCAATGATGCAGCTTGGAAAATTCTTTCATGAAAATTTAACAATAGAAAAAGTAGACGAAATCCTTGAACTTTGCAGACAGGGACAACTTGCTTTAGACTAA
- a CDS encoding NADH-quinone oxidoreductase subunit J family protein, producing MDQFLFFLVAFLAVASAVYFVFARNPLYAILSLIVTMFSIAGMYVLLNAQFLAIIQIIVYAGAIMVLFLYILMMLNLNKGDESKKNNTLKFVGVFTAGLLLVGVLGVFRGVQDKHIVVENVDRGIGLTKNLGRLLFNEYVLPFELASILILAGIVGAVLIGKKDL from the coding sequence ATGGATCAGTTTTTATTTTTCTTGGTGGCGTTTTTAGCAGTGGCAAGTGCAGTGTATTTTGTATTTGCAAGAAATCCTCTCTATGCTATTTTGTCATTAATTGTTACGATGTTTTCAATTGCAGGTATGTACGTTCTTTTAAATGCACAGTTCCTTGCAATTATCCAGATTATAGTGTACGCAGGTGCCATCATGGTACTTTTCCTTTACATCCTGATGATGCTTAACCTTAATAAAGGAGACGAAAGTAAGAAGAACAATACTTTAAAGTTTGTTGGAGTTTTTACAGCAGGTCTTCTTTTAGTAGGTGTATTGGGAGTTTTCAGGGGCGTACAGGACAAACACATTGTGGTTGAAAATGTAGACAGAGGTATCGGTCTTACGAAAAATCTGGGTAGACTTTTGTTTAATGAATATGTTTTACCGTTTGAGCTTGCTTCCATCCTAATTCTGGCAGGTATTGTAGGCGCGGTATTAATCGGTAAAAAAGATTTATAA
- the nuoL gene encoding NADH-quinone oxidoreductase subunit L has translation MENLVYAIVLLPLLGFLINGLFGKNLPKILVGSLATAMVFGSFCIAVSLFMNFNSESQPVIVKAFEWFRVNGVQINFGFQIDQLSLMMVMIITGIGSLIHLYSIGYMSHDKGFYKFFTYLNLFIFSMLLLVMGSNYLILFIGWEGVGLCSYLLIGFWYTNEEYGKAARKAFIMNRIGDLALLIGIFMIASQTNAVDYLSVAENASKFELDGTVIIFITASLFIGATGKSAQVPLYTWLPDAMAGPTPVSALIHAATMVTAGIYLVVRSNFLFTLAPTVQGGILFIGFLTAALAGFYALRQNDIKKVLAYSTVSQLGFMFIALGLGAYTTAMFHVMTHAFFKALLFLGAGSVIHAMSNEQDMRFMGGLKKYIPLTHATFLIGTLAISGFPLLSGMISKDEILVAAFAKNPIYWVILFVLAAITATYMFRLYYLTFHGEFRGTEEQKHHLHESPSNMTLPLIVLAILSVIGGFINLPHFIGHGHYAKLMEWLKPVLTEQSYSQMEATLSGVPFNTEMILLAATVLMFFSVWFIVRNTYVKKKKMAVAEENYTGWEKLSAKKLYVDELYNALIVKTVEGLGRGGKMFDKGILDRFVNFVGDGAEDSGKAMKRVQNGNVETYILIMSLAVGIILIVNFLLQ, from the coding sequence ATGGAGAATCTAGTATATGCAATAGTACTTTTACCACTTTTAGGGTTTCTTATTAACGGTTTATTCGGGAAAAATCTTCCAAAAATATTGGTTGGATCTTTGGCTACGGCAATGGTTTTCGGATCATTCTGTATCGCTGTAAGTCTTTTTATGAATTTTAATTCTGAAAGCCAGCCTGTAATCGTAAAAGCTTTTGAATGGTTTAGAGTAAATGGAGTTCAAATCAATTTTGGATTTCAGATTGATCAGCTTTCTTTAATGATGGTGATGATCATTACGGGTATCGGTTCACTGATCCACTTATACTCTATCGGATATATGAGTCATGACAAAGGGTTCTATAAGTTCTTTACTTACCTGAATCTTTTCATCTTCTCTATGTTACTTTTAGTAATGGGAAGCAACTACCTTATCCTATTCATCGGATGGGAAGGTGTAGGTCTTTGTTCTTACCTGTTGATCGGATTCTGGTATACCAACGAAGAATACGGTAAAGCAGCAAGAAAAGCTTTCATCATGAACAGAATTGGTGACCTTGCGTTATTGATCGGTATTTTCATGATTGCTTCTCAGACCAATGCTGTAGATTATCTTTCTGTAGCAGAAAACGCTTCAAAATTTGAATTGGACGGAACAGTGATTATTTTTATCACAGCGAGTTTATTCATCGGTGCTACCGGTAAATCTGCTCAGGTTCCATTATATACATGGTTACCGGATGCGATGGCCGGACCAACTCCTGTATCAGCCTTGATCCACGCGGCAACGATGGTAACGGCAGGGATTTATTTAGTAGTAAGATCAAACTTCTTATTTACTTTAGCCCCTACAGTACAGGGAGGAATTTTATTCATCGGATTCTTAACAGCGGCTTTAGCTGGATTCTATGCACTTCGTCAGAACGACATCAAAAAAGTATTAGCTTACTCTACCGTTTCACAGCTTGGATTTATGTTCATTGCTTTAGGTCTTGGAGCATATACAACAGCGATGTTCCACGTAATGACACACGCATTCTTTAAAGCTTTGTTATTCTTAGGTGCAGGTTCTGTAATCCATGCAATGAGCAACGAGCAGGATATGCGTTTCATGGGAGGGCTTAAAAAATATATTCCTCTTACCCACGCTACATTCCTTATCGGGACATTAGCCATCTCAGGTTTCCCTTTATTATCAGGGATGATCTCTAAAGACGAAATTTTAGTAGCAGCTTTCGCTAAAAACCCTATCTACTGGGTAATCTTATTTGTTTTAGCGGCAATCACTGCAACATATATGTTCAGACTGTATTATTTGACATTCCACGGTGAATTCAGAGGTACTGAAGAACAAAAACACCACTTACACGAAAGTCCGTCAAATATGACATTACCATTGATCGTATTGGCAATCCTTTCTGTAATCGGAGGTTTTATCAACCTGCCACACTTCATCGGTCACGGGCATTATGCTAAACTGATGGAATGGTTAAAGCCAGTTCTTACTGAACAAAGCTACAGCCAGATGGAAGCTACTCTTTCAGGAGTGCCTTTCAATACTGAAATGATCTTATTAGCAGCTACAGTACTTATGTTCTTCTCTGTATGGTTTATCGTTAGAAATACCTACGTGAAAAAGAAAAAAATGGCTGTTGCAGAAGAAAACTACACCGGATGGGAAAAGCTTTCTGCTAAGAAATTATATGTTGACGAACTTTACAACGCATTGATTGTAAAAACTGTTGAAGGATTAGGACGCGGAGGAAAGATGTTTGATAAGGGTATCTTAGACCGTTTTGTAAACTTTGTAGGTGATGGTGCTGAAGACAGCGGAAAAGCTATGAAGCGTGTTCAAAACGGAAATGTAGAGACGTATATTCTTATCATGTCTTTAGCTGTGGGAATTATATTAATTGTTAACTTTTTATTACAATAA
- the nuoK gene encoding NADH-quinone oxidoreductase subunit NuoK produces MGEVNTFIQSIPLDYFIILSSVLFCLGVMGVLLRKNAIVILGCVELMLNSVNLLLAAFSAYKGNGDGQLLVFFIMVVAAAEVAVGLAIIAMLYRNTRSVDVSIFNKLRG; encoded by the coding sequence ATGGGAGAAGTAAATACATTTATACAAAGCATCCCTTTGGACTACTTCATCATTCTTTCATCAGTATTGTTCTGTCTGGGAGTAATGGGAGTATTGCTTAGAAAAAATGCTATTGTGATTCTGGGCTGTGTAGAGCTTATGCTGAATTCTGTAAACCTTTTATTGGCAGCTTTTTCAGCGTATAAAGGCAACGGCGACGGACAACTTTTAGTTTTCTTCATTATGGTAGTGGCTGCTGCTGAAGTAGCAGTAGGTTTGGCAATTATTGCTATGCTGTATAGAAATACCCGTTCTGTAGATGTGAGTATATTTAATAAATTAAGAGGATAA
- a CDS encoding NuoI/complex I 23 kDa subunit family protein has translation MKLTNRSKVVSNKEMTLAEKIYLPAIFTGMGITFKHAVRTVIKGAPAVYSYPEVQKPRTTIWRGQHVLKRDEEGRERCTACGLCAVACPAEAITMTAAERTKEEKGLYREEKYASVYEINMLRCIFCGMCEEACPKSAIYLTDRLVDVETNRGSFIYGKDKLVEKINERIDITTRQSEKQKNAVK, from the coding sequence ATGAAACTTACAAACAGATCAAAAGTTGTTTCCAATAAAGAAATGACCCTTGCTGAAAAAATCTACTTACCTGCTATCTTTACAGGGATGGGGATTACATTTAAGCATGCTGTAAGAACCGTGATAAAAGGTGCTCCCGCAGTATATTCGTATCCGGAAGTACAGAAGCCAAGAACAACCATCTGGAGAGGCCAGCACGTTTTGAAAAGAGACGAAGAAGGCAGAGAAAGATGTACCGCTTGCGGACTTTGTGCGGTAGCTTGTCCTGCAGAAGCCATTACAATGACGGCTGCTGAAAGAACTAAAGAGGAAAAAGGTCTTTACAGAGAAGAGAAATATGCTTCAGTATATGAAATCAATATGCTGAGATGTATTTTCTGCGGTATGTGTGAAGAAGCTTGTCCTAAATCTGCCATCTATCTTACAGACAGACTGGTAGACGTAGAAACCAACAGAGGTTCTTTCATCTATGGAAAAGATAAATTAGTTGAAAAAATAAATGAAAGGATTGATATCACCACAAGACAATCCGAGAAACAAAAAAATGCGGTAAAATAA